Proteins encoded in a region of the Sphingomonas jaspsi DSM 18422 genome:
- a CDS encoding CTP synthase, whose translation MARYIFITGGVVSSLGKGLLAASLGALLQARGFSVRIRKFDPYLNVDPGTMSPYQHGEVYVTDDGAETDLDLGHYERFTGVSARQSDNITSGRIYRDIIARERRGDYLGATVQVVPHVTNAIKEFAQADTDGLDFVICEIGGTVGDIESLPFVEAIRQLKNELGRGQACFVHTTLVPYLAAAGELKTKPTQHSVREMTSYGIQPDVLLCRAEREIPKAERAKIALFCNVPESAVIQALDARSIYDVPLQYHNEGLDDEVLKVFGITDAPDPDLTRWTDIMDRVDHPEGEVTIGVVGKYVGLPDAYKSLREALVHGGLANRVKVNIRWIDAEIFEKNDVDLAAELEPLHGILVPGGFGERGSEGKIASVKFAREREVPFFGICLGMQMACIEGARNTAGIEGASTTEFGETSEPVVGLITEWMSSEGLQKRTEATDLGGTMRLGAYTAALKGNSHVATVYGATEISERHRHRYEVNAHYRDALEKGGLVFSGLSPDGELPEIVERPDHPWFIGVQFHPELKSRPFEPHPLFAGFIGAAVKQSRLV comes from the coding sequence ATGGCGCGGTATATTTTCATCACCGGCGGCGTGGTCTCCAGCCTCGGCAAAGGTCTTCTCGCGGCGTCCCTCGGGGCGCTACTTCAGGCACGCGGTTTTTCCGTGCGCATTCGCAAGTTCGACCCTTATCTGAATGTCGATCCTGGGACGATGTCGCCTTATCAGCACGGCGAAGTCTATGTGACCGACGACGGGGCGGAAACCGACCTCGACCTCGGCCACTACGAACGCTTCACCGGCGTGTCGGCCCGCCAGAGCGACAACATCACCTCGGGTCGCATCTACCGCGACATCATCGCGCGTGAACGGCGCGGCGATTATTTGGGCGCGACGGTGCAGGTGGTCCCGCACGTTACCAACGCGATCAAGGAATTCGCGCAGGCGGACACGGACGGCCTCGACTTCGTCATCTGCGAAATCGGCGGCACGGTCGGCGACATCGAATCGCTGCCCTTCGTCGAAGCCATCCGCCAGCTGAAGAACGAGCTGGGCCGCGGCCAGGCCTGTTTCGTCCACACCACGCTGGTACCCTATCTGGCAGCGGCGGGTGAGTTGAAGACCAAGCCGACCCAGCACAGCGTCCGCGAAATGACGAGCTACGGCATCCAGCCCGACGTCCTGCTGTGCCGGGCGGAACGCGAAATCCCGAAGGCAGAGCGCGCCAAGATCGCGCTATTCTGCAACGTGCCGGAATCGGCCGTCATCCAGGCGCTGGACGCCCGCTCGATCTACGACGTGCCGCTGCAATATCATAACGAAGGCCTCGACGACGAAGTGCTCAAGGTCTTCGGCATTACCGATGCGCCGGACCCTGACCTGACGCGCTGGACCGACATCATGGACCGGGTCGACCATCCGGAAGGCGAAGTCACCATCGGCGTCGTCGGCAAATATGTCGGCCTGCCCGACGCCTATAAATCGCTGCGCGAAGCGCTGGTCCACGGCGGTCTTGCCAACCGGGTGAAGGTCAACATCCGCTGGATCGATGCCGAAATCTTCGAAAAGAACGATGTCGACCTAGCCGCCGAGCTGGAGCCGCTCCACGGCATCCTCGTCCCCGGCGGCTTCGGCGAGCGCGGCAGCGAAGGCAAGATCGCTTCGGTCAAGTTCGCCCGCGAACGCGAGGTGCCTTTCTTCGGCATCTGCCTCGGCATGCAGATGGCGTGCATCGAGGGTGCGCGGAATACCGCGGGCATCGAAGGCGCGTCGACCACCGAATTCGGCGAAACGTCGGAGCCGGTCGTCGGCCTCATCACCGAATGGATGAGCTCGGAAGGCCTGCAGAAGCGGACCGAGGCGACAGACTTGGGCGGCACGATGCGATTGGGCGCCTACACGGCGGCGCTCAAGGGCAACAGCCATGTCGCAACCGTCTATGGCGCGACCGAGATCAGCGAACGGCACCGCCATCGCTACGAGGTCAACGCGCACTACCGCGACGCGCTCGAAAAGGGCGGTCTGGTGTTTTCGGGCCTGTCGCCCGACGGCGAGCTTCCCGAAATCGTCGAGCGGCCGGACCATCCCTGGTTCATCGGCGTCCAGTTCCACCCGGAACTGAAGAGTCGCCCGTTCGAACCGCATCCGCTGTTCGCGGGCTTCATCGGTGCCGCGGTCAAGCAGTCGCGACTGGTCTAG
- the secG gene encoding preprotein translocase subunit SecG: MFKFLLVVQAIVALLLVTAILMQRSEGGGLGVGGSSSGFMTARGAADFLTRATAILGAAFITLSILLAAIAGVTRESTSVDTSLVKDQPVQTAPATPAAPTGNETAPAVPLAQ; this comes from the coding sequence ATGTTCAAATTCCTTCTTGTCGTCCAGGCGATCGTCGCCCTGTTGCTGGTGACCGCCATCCTGATGCAGCGCAGCGAAGGCGGCGGCCTTGGCGTCGGCGGTTCGTCGTCGGGCTTCATGACGGCGCGCGGCGCGGCGGATTTCCTGACCCGCGCGACGGCCATCCTCGGCGCAGCCTTCATCACCCTGTCGATCCTGCTGGCCGCCATTGCCGGCGTGACGCGGGAATCGACGAGCGTCGACACGTCGCTGGTGAAGGACCAGCCGGTCCAAACCGCGCCCGCCACCCCTGCGGCACCCACCGGCAACGAGACGGCACCGGCCGTTCCACTGGCGCAGTAA
- the tpiA gene encoding triose-phosphate isomerase produces MARRMLVAGNWKMHGTAADLDAIGEIAMGAGDGCDVALCLPATLIERAARRHADFAIGGQDVHQADKGAHTGCISAAMLLDAGATLTIVGHSERRQAQGESDADVRGKAEAALAAGLDVILCVGESDAIREAGQAVSTVSAQLDASIPGSIGDPTDFSIAYEPIWAIGTGKIPSIDDIHEMHAALRGRLIAAYGEAGGAVRILYGGSVKASNAAEIFSVDDVDGALVGGASLKAADFLPIVEAARKS; encoded by the coding sequence ATGGCGCGGCGGATGCTGGTAGCTGGAAATTGGAAGATGCACGGCACCGCAGCCGATCTGGATGCGATCGGGGAGATTGCGATGGGGGCGGGCGATGGCTGCGACGTCGCACTGTGCCTGCCTGCAACCCTGATCGAACGTGCGGCGCGGCGCCACGCGGATTTCGCAATCGGTGGCCAAGACGTTCACCAGGCCGACAAAGGCGCACACACCGGCTGCATTTCCGCGGCTATGCTGTTGGATGCGGGAGCGACGCTCACGATCGTCGGCCATAGCGAGCGCCGCCAGGCGCAGGGCGAAAGCGATGCCGACGTGCGCGGGAAGGCGGAGGCCGCGCTGGCAGCGGGCCTGGACGTGATCCTGTGCGTTGGAGAATCGGATGCGATCCGCGAAGCGGGGCAGGCGGTGTCGACGGTCAGCGCGCAGCTGGACGCTTCGATCCCCGGATCGATCGGCGATCCGACCGACTTTTCGATCGCCTATGAGCCGATCTGGGCGATCGGCACAGGGAAGATCCCCTCGATCGACGACATCCACGAAATGCATGCAGCGCTTCGAGGCCGGTTGATTGCCGCATATGGCGAGGCGGGCGGGGCGGTGCGCATTCTTTACGGCGGGTCGGTAAAGGCTTCCAATGCTGCCGAGATTTTCAGCGTCGATGACGTCGATGGCGCGCTGGTCGGCGGGGCGTCATTGAAAGCCGCCGACTTCCTTCCCATTGTCGAAGCCGCCCGCAAAAGCTAA